A window of the Kosakonia sp. BYX6 genome harbors these coding sequences:
- a CDS encoding EAL and HDOD domain-containing protein → MDNRFPDVSAELATTQLIEEQFLSAPVGRKNDHSTVYVNFPYQLLVEGLAETLPKNRVVIEILEDAQPDRQLLETVKRMHTQGFRIALDDFSPGSEWDAFMPYIDVIKFDIRKSPREEIEHYIRANRDALRHTVFLAEKVETYDEFESFKKLGFHLFQGYFFNKPVVTKRNKLVQNRAFALKLMQEVNVESPNLNKIEELLKRDVTLSFKIMRYAQNILYNTRGVSGFRNQSLRDIVVYLGINEMRRFVLVACLTSFEHVTNTEIYYLSLIRAKFCELVAERTAGKHATNDAFMVGLFSLLDVILELPLEELMAQISVSPAVATALEKDSGELYPYVHLARLYERRMWEEASDVAHEIGLPNSSVAELMNQATKWADELPLSVPH, encoded by the coding sequence ATGGATAACCGCTTTCCGGATGTCTCTGCGGAGCTTGCCACCACCCAATTAATCGAAGAGCAGTTTCTCAGCGCGCCTGTCGGTCGCAAAAATGACCATAGCACCGTGTATGTCAACTTTCCTTACCAGTTGCTGGTCGAAGGCCTGGCGGAAACCCTGCCGAAAAACCGCGTGGTGATCGAAATTCTTGAAGATGCGCAGCCAGACCGTCAATTGCTGGAAACGGTCAAACGCATGCATACGCAAGGATTTCGTATCGCGCTGGATGATTTTTCTCCCGGCAGCGAGTGGGATGCGTTTATGCCTTATATCGATGTGATCAAATTCGACATCAGAAAAAGCCCGCGTGAAGAGATTGAACACTATATTCGTGCCAACCGTGACGCATTACGCCACACAGTTTTTTTGGCCGAGAAAGTTGAAACCTACGATGAATTCGAGTCATTTAAAAAATTAGGTTTCCATCTGTTCCAGGGGTATTTTTTCAACAAACCGGTGGTCACCAAACGCAATAAGCTGGTACAAAACCGCGCATTTGCCCTGAAACTAATGCAGGAAGTGAACGTTGAATCACCGAATTTAAACAAAATTGAAGAGCTGTTAAAACGCGATGTGACGCTCTCTTTTAAAATCATGCGTTATGCGCAGAACATTTTATATAACACGCGCGGCGTCAGTGGTTTTCGCAATCAATCGTTACGGGACATTGTTGTTTACCTCGGCATTAATGAAATGCGCCGTTTTGTGCTGGTCGCCTGTCTGACCTCGTTTGAGCATGTCACCAATACCGAAATCTATTATTTGAGCCTGATCCGTGCCAAGTTCTGCGAGCTGGTCGCGGAGCGCACGGCGGGGAAACATGCCACTAACGACGCCTTTATGGTTGGTTTGTTCTCCCTGCTTGATGTGATTCTTGAGTTGCCGCTGGAAGAACTGATGGCGCAGATCTCCGTGTCGCCAGCGGTAGCAACTGCGCTGGAGAAAGACAGTGGCGAGCTTTATCCCTATGTGCATCTTGCCCGTCTGTATGAGCGGCGGATGTGGGAAGAAGCCAGCGATGTGGCTCATGAAATTGGGCTGCCGAATTCTTCCGTTGCGGAATTGATGAATCAGGCCACGAAATGGGCGGATGAATTGCCGCTGAGTGTGCCGCATTAA
- a CDS encoding metallophosphoesterase yields the protein MLIAQLSDIHAAPDNDNLTRLQKAIDWLIALHPDLLVVTGDLTDDGWREGYLAMAAQLQRLPCRSLLLPGNADDKAIMCESLPTLAHRSAKEALHFYELIDGLPVIGVDVTVAGESRGDIAPHLAWLETALLATPRPAMVFLHQHLFPSGIVPLDNAMCDGGQDFAQLLTRLPHPPLVLSCGHVHRAMSATFAGIPAYICGSICPANPLMLNETHVPPVTDPLSLMVHEIRPTERVSHFISVC from the coding sequence ATGCTGATTGCCCAACTGAGTGATATTCACGCCGCGCCGGATAATGACAACCTGACGCGCTTGCAAAAGGCTATCGACTGGCTGATAGCCCTGCATCCCGATCTGCTGGTGGTAACAGGTGATTTAACCGACGATGGCTGGCGCGAAGGTTACCTGGCGATGGCGGCGCAACTTCAACGTTTGCCTTGCCGCTCATTGTTGTTGCCAGGCAATGCGGATGATAAAGCGATAATGTGCGAAAGCCTGCCGACGCTGGCGCACCGTTCGGCGAAAGAAGCGCTCCATTTTTATGAGCTGATTGATGGCCTGCCGGTGATTGGCGTGGATGTCACGGTGGCCGGTGAAAGCCGGGGGGATATTGCGCCCCATCTGGCCTGGCTGGAAACCGCGTTGCTGGCGACCCCGCGCCCGGCGATGGTGTTTTTGCACCAGCATCTTTTCCCGAGCGGAATCGTCCCGCTGGATAACGCGATGTGCGACGGCGGCCAGGATTTTGCGCAGCTTCTTACCCGGTTGCCGCACCCGCCGCTGGTGCTGAGTTGCGGCCACGTGCATCGCGCCATGTCCGCAACATTCGCCGGGATCCCGGCCTACATTTGTGGCTCCATTTGCCCGGCAAACCCGTTAATGCTCAATGAAACACACGTTCCGCCAGTGACCGATCCGCTGTCGTTGATGGTGCATGAAATCCGCCCCACAGAACGGGTCAGCCATTTTATTAGCGTGTGTTGA
- a CDS encoding methyl-accepting chemotaxis protein, with the protein MKKIAHATVLTKLLVGFSILIVMMLLLGIVSIYQLNASNQHIDKLRENRMPGIRYTLEMRGVLAEMRLQQVQYISSTTAASLDQHRGELLQNQQTFLNAQQQYAKISANEPQEMQALFATVVDNFKNFIDVNAKVIEAMNRGDADEASKISGAVSAKYRTQLMKDLATLVDMEVAIGDKTGEETQAGYRQALYMLSGLLLLALIATGVIALFISRNLARQLGGEPAYAVSIMQAVASGKLGTAVDLRDGDSQSLLATIKFMNSQLAEIIKGIIDGSESISHAASEISEGNNDLSQRTEEQAASLVQTSSNMQQITENVKSNAENARKASDLARQTSQTAVKGGKEVHDMLKRMHEISDSSQKIVDIISVIEGIAFQTNILALNAAVEAARAGEQGKGFAVVAGEVRNLAQKSADAAKEIKQLIEGTVNKITDGSRYADTASRAMEEIVTSVNKVTDIVAEISAASTEQHQGIKEISVAIDQMDQVTQQNATLVEQAAVAAQSMTEQSEMLRDSVRFFQLAH; encoded by the coding sequence ATGAAAAAAATAGCGCACGCCACCGTATTGACCAAACTGCTCGTCGGCTTTTCCATTTTGATAGTCATGATGTTGCTGCTTGGCATTGTCTCTATCTATCAACTTAACGCCAGCAATCAGCATATTGATAAACTCCGTGAAAACCGCATGCCCGGTATTCGCTACACCCTTGAAATGCGCGGCGTATTAGCCGAAATGCGTTTACAACAGGTGCAGTATATTTCTTCCACCACCGCGGCCTCTTTGGATCAACATCGCGGTGAATTACTGCAAAACCAGCAAACGTTCCTGAACGCTCAACAGCAATACGCGAAGATCTCTGCCAATGAACCACAAGAGATGCAGGCGCTGTTTGCGACAGTGGTCGATAACTTCAAAAACTTTATTGATGTGAACGCCAAAGTGATTGAGGCGATGAATCGCGGTGACGCGGACGAAGCGTCGAAAATCAGTGGCGCGGTGTCGGCAAAATACCGCACACAGTTGATGAAAGATCTGGCGACACTGGTGGATATGGAAGTGGCCATTGGTGATAAAACCGGTGAAGAAACGCAGGCAGGCTATCGTCAGGCGCTGTATATGTTGAGCGGTTTATTGCTGCTGGCGCTGATCGCGACCGGCGTTATCGCCCTCTTCATTTCGCGCAACCTGGCGCGTCAACTGGGTGGTGAACCGGCTTATGCTGTGTCGATCATGCAAGCGGTCGCGTCCGGTAAGTTGGGCACCGCGGTTGATTTACGCGACGGTGACAGCCAGAGCTTGTTGGCCACCATTAAGTTTATGAACAGCCAACTGGCGGAAATCATCAAAGGCATTATCGATGGCAGTGAATCCATCTCTCATGCCGCCAGCGAAATCTCGGAAGGTAATAACGATCTGTCGCAGCGCACCGAAGAACAAGCGGCTTCGCTGGTGCAAACGTCGTCGAACATGCAGCAAATTACTGAGAACGTGAAGAGCAACGCCGAGAACGCCCGTAAAGCGAGCGACCTGGCGCGCCAGACGTCGCAAACGGCGGTGAAAGGCGGTAAAGAGGTGCATGACATGCTGAAGCGAATGCATGAAATCTCCGACAGCTCGCAGAAAATTGTCGACATCATTTCAGTTATCGAAGGGATTGCCTTCCAGACCAATATCCTGGCGCTCAACGCCGCTGTTGAAGCCGCGCGTGCCGGCGAACAAGGGAAAGGTTTTGCCGTTGTAGCCGGTGAAGTGCGTAACCTGGCGCAGAAAAGCGCCGATGCGGCGAAAGAGATCAAGCAACTGATTGAAGGCACGGTCAATAAGATCACCGATGGTTCGCGTTATGCGGACACCGCCAGCCGCGCAATGGAAGAGATTGTGACGTCGGTAAACAAAGTGACCGATATTGTTGCCGAAATCTCCGCCGCCTCGACTGAGCAGCACCAGGGCATTAAAGAGATTAGTGTCGCAATCGATCAAATGGACCAGGTCACCCAGCAGAATGCGACGTTGGTGGAACAAGCTGCGGTTGCCGCGCAGTCGATGACCGAACAAAGCGAAATGCTGCGCGATTCCGTACGTTTCTTCCAGTTGGCGCATTAA